The Microbacterium sp. LKL04 sequence GGGCCGCCGATCGTCTTGTGCACGGTGGTCGAGACGACGTGCGCGTGCGGGATGGGTGACGGGTGCAAGCCCGCGGCGACGAGACCGGCGAAGTGCGCCATGTCGACCCAGAGGAGCGCGCCGACCTCGTCGGCGATCGCGCGGAAGGCGGCGAAGTCGAGCTGGCGCGGGTAAGCGGACCAACCGGCGATGATGACCTTCGGCTTGTGCTCGATCGCGAGACGGCGGACCTCGTCCATGTCGACGAGCGAGGTCTCGGCGTCGACGCCGTACGCGACGATGTCGTACAGGCGGCCCGAGAAGTTGATCTTCATGCCGTGCGTGAGGTGACCGCCGTGGTCGAGCGAGAGGCCGAGCAGCGTGTCGCCGGGACGGGCGATCGCGTGGAGGACGGCGGCGTTGGCCGACGCACCCGAGTGGGGCTGGACGTTGGCGAACCCGGCACCGAACAACGCCTTGGCGCGTTCGATCGCCAGCTCCTCGGCGACGTCGACGACCTCGCAGCCGCCGTAGTAGCGGCGGCCGGGGTAGCCCTCGGCGTACTTGTTGGTGAGGACGGAGCCCTGCGACTGCAGCACCGAGACGGGAACGAAGTTCTCGGAGGCGATCATCTCGAGGAACCCGCGCTGACGGTCGAGCTCCCGCTCGAGCACATCGGCGATCTCGGGATCGACCTCGGAGAGGGGGGCGTTGAACAGCGAATCGGTCATGACGATCTCCTGACGACGGCTTTCGGGATGAGGAATCTCGCATCGGCCCAGGCGCGCGGTCGAATGCCGTGTCAATCGCTCCCCGGTGGTAGCCCACCTCAACGCCAGTCGCGACACTGCGAGCATAACGGATGAGGCCGCTGATAGGCTGGCGCGATCGGTTTTGTTAGGACACCTTACAGATCGGCGGCGGACATGCTCCCCCTCCCCCTCGTGCCCTTCCCCGCGGACGTCGACGTCGCGGACGCACCCGCCTTCGACCTGTCGCGCGCCGGTCTCTGGGGCGATCCGGATGCCGCGACCGCCCTCCGGTCGATCGTCGCCGCGCGCACGGGCATCGACCTGCCGGACGGCGACGCCATCTCGCTCGCCGTGCAGGACGGGGGCCCTGCGGAGTCGTACACCCTCGAGGTCGAGGCCACCGGCATCCGGATCACGGGAGCGGATGCCGCGGGCCTGTTCTACGGCGTGCAGACGCTCGGGCAGCTCGTTCGTCGTGACGGCGAGCGATGGGTGGTGCCGGCTGTCCGCATCGCGGACGCCCCACGCTTCGGTTACCGCGGGGTCATGCTGGACGTGGCCCGGCACTTCCACGCGGTCGACACGGTGACGGCGTACATCGACCGGGCCGCATCGCTGAAGTTCAACGTCCTGCACCTGCACCTGTCGGACGACCAGGGCTGGCGGCTCGAACTGCGATCGCGTCCCGAGCTCACCGAGAGGGCATCGGCGACCGCGGTCGACGGGGCTCCCGGAGGCTTCTACACGCGCGACGACTACCGCGCGATCGTCGCGTACGCGGCATCCCGTCACATGACCGTCGTGCCCGAGTTCGACATGCCGGGACACACGCACGCCGTCGCCCTCGCGTACCCCGAGATCGCCGAGGCACCGGTCACCGACGTCATCACCGAGGGCGCGATCCCGGTTGCCGGCGAGCCCTACACCGGCACCGCGGTCGGCTTCTCGTCGCTCCGCGTGCACGACGACGCCACCTACGCGTTCGTGCGCGACGTCTTCGCCGAGCTCGCCGAGCTCACCCCGGGACCGTGGCTGCACTTCGGCGGCGACGAGTCCCACGGGACGACGCCCGAGGACTTCGCGCACTTCGTCGCCCGCGCGAGCACCGTGATCGCCGACCTCGGCAAGACGCCGATCGCCTGGCACGAGGCCGGCGCCGCCGCGGGCCTCGTGCCCGGCACGATCGGCCAGTACTGGGGCTTCGTCATGCCGACGGATGCCGCACCGGAGCACGCCCGCGCTTTCGCCGAGCGCGGCGGTCGTGTCATCCTCTCCCCCGCCGACGCGATCTACCTCGACATGAAGCCGACCGACGACGCGCCCCTCGGACTCACCTGGGCGAACGGACCCACGAGCCTCGAGCGCGCGTACTCGTGGGAGCCGACCGAGGTCGTCGACGGCCTCCCCGAGGACGCGATCCTCGGGATCGAGGCACCCCTGTGGACCGAGACGGTCGCGAGCCTCGCCGACATCGACGCGGTCGCGTTCCCGCGCGTCGCAGCGGCGGCGGAGATCGCCTGGTCCGCACCAGCCGGATCGGAGCGCACATGGGGTTCGTTCCGGGCGCGGGTCGGCGGGCTGGGGCCGCTGTGGACCTCGCTCGGCATCCGCTTCCCCGCACTCGCGGAGGTCACGTGGACGACGTGACCCGCCTCATCCACTCCGCCCGGCTGATCGATGCGGGCACGGAGACCCCCGACGCGTGGATCCACATCGAGGCGGGCCGGGTCGCGGCATCCGGCACCGGTGGATCGTGGCGAGCGCTCGACGCCGACGAGGTCGTCGACGCGGGCGCGGTCGCTGGTGCGGACGCCGTGCTGACGCCCGGCTTCGTCGACCTGCACGGGCACGGTGGGGGCGGCCGCGCGCACGAGGAGGGCGTCGAGGCGATCCGCGTCGCCCGGGCGACGCACCTCGCGCACGGCACGACGCGCGCCGTCATCTCGCTGGTCGCGGGCTCACCTGCCGACCTCGCGGCCCGCCTCGGTGCGATCGCGGACCTCGCCGAAGCGGATGCCTCGGTCCTCGGCGCGCACCTCGAGGGCCCCTTCCTCGACCCGGCCCACCACGGCGCACACGATCCGGCGCTGTTGCTCGACCCCTCAGCCGAGACCGTTGCGGCACTGATCGAGGCGGCCCGCGGATCGCTCGTACAGGTGACACTCGCGCCCGAGCTACCGGGCGGACGCGAGGCGATCGCGCAGTTCGCCGCGGCCGGCGTCGTCGTCGCGGTCGGTCACACGGACGCCGACGTCGAGGCCACCCGCCGTGCATTCGATGCGGGCGCCACCGTCCTCACCCACGCGTTCAACGCGATGCCGGGACTCCATCACCGCGCCCCCGGCCCCGTCGGCGCCGCGACCGGCGACCCGCGTGTGACGATCGAGGTCATCGCCGACGGAGTACACGTGCACCCCGACGTCATCCGGATGCTGTTCGCGGCAGCTCCCGGACGCATCGCGCTCGTCACCGACGCCATGGCCGCCGCCGGCGCGGCTGACGGGACCTACCTGCTCGGGTCGCTCTCGGTGACGGTCGAGGCGCGCGTCGCACGCCTGGCCGACGGCACGATCGCGGGTTCCACGCTGACACAGGATGCCGCGCTCCGCACCGCTGTCGCCGCGGGAGTGGCGCTGCCCGACGCCGTCACGGCCCTCACGACGACTCCTGCGCGCGCGATCGGCCGGCCCGAACTCGGCTCGCTCGCCGTCGGGTCCGTCGCCGACGCGGTGATCCTGGACGCCGGGCTCCGCGTGCGGCGGGTCTTCAGCGGGATGGTCTGAGCCGCGGCGTCCGCGCCACGCTCAGCCCGGCACGACCCCGGCAGGGGCTTCCGCCAGGAGCGCCGCGCCGACCGCGCCGACTGGCGCGCCGGACGGAACCGGCGCGACGCGGTCCGCCAGATCGAGCGAGGCGAGGAAGGCCGACCCGGATGCCGCGGCCCGCAGGGCCGTGCGAACCGGCCCGAGCAGCCGCTCCCCCAGGTGCGAGACCCCGCCGCCGAGCACGACGACGTCGACGTCTGCTGTGAGGACGAGAAGCTGCGCCGCGGCGGCCACGCCGCGCACGACGTCCGCCTGCAGCGACTCGGCGAACGGATCGCCGGCGGCGGCCGCGTCGAACACGTCGGCCACCGGGAACGCGGAGGGCCTCCCCCATCGCGCCGCGACCGAAGCACCTCCGGCGAGCGCCTCGATGCAGCCCCGTTGCCCGCAGGGGCAGACGGGACCGGCGGGGTCCACGCTGAGATGCCCGATTTCCCCGGCCGCGCCCCGCGCGCCGCGCCACGGCATCCCGTCCCGGACGATCCCCGCGGCGACGCCCGTCCCGAGGTTGAGGTAGGCGAGCGAATCGACACCCGGAAGGAGCGCTCGGGCCCCGACGGCAGCGGCTCGCACGTCGTTGTCCACCGTGGGCCGGAGTCCGAGCCGTGCGGCGAGCGCCGCGGCCAGATCGAACTCCGCGATACCGAGGTTGAGGGCGTGACGGACGACGCCGTCCCCCGCGATCTGGCCGGGGACGCCGACGCCGAGGGCGTCGAGCTCTCGGCCGCCGGCGAGCACCTCGACGACCGCCGCGATCCCCTCGACGACCGCGGCGGCACCGCGGCCGGTCGGACGGCGTTCGACCCCGAGGACGCGACCGGCCTCGTCCACCGCGACGGCGAGCGTCTTCGTCCCGCCGACATCCACTCCGACGCGCATCTCAGCCCTTCACTGCGCCGGAGACGAGCCCACCGGACATCCGTCCCTGCACGATGAGGAAGAACACGACCACGGGGATCGAGATGAGGGTGGATGCCGCCATCACGGCACCCCAGTTGGTCGCCTCGGTCGCGGACTGGAACGACAGCAGCCACGGCGGCAACATCAGGTTCTGGCCGCGCAGCAGGAGGAGGGCCATCGTGAACTCGTTCCAGGACTGGATGAAGGCGAAGACGCCGGTCGCGACCAGCCCCGGGGCGAGGAGCGGGAACGTGACCTTCCAGAACGCCTGCGACCGCGTGCAGCCGTCGATCATGGCCGCCTCCTCGAGGTCGACGGGGACTCCTGCAACGAAGCCGCGCAGGGTCCAGATGGTGAACGGGACCACCGCGGCGACGTAGACGATCCCGAGGCCCAGGAGGGTGTTCATGAGGCGCCAGTCGTCGATCATCCCGTAGATCGTGAACATCATGGCCTCACCGGGGATCATCTGGACGATGAGTACCGAGACGATGAAGGAGCGCCGTCCGCGGAAGCGGATGCGGGCCACGGCGATCGAGGCGAGGAACGCGACGAGCAGGGTGACGACGAGGACGCCGACGGTGACGAGGCTCGAGCTGAGGAGCCCGTGCACGAAGTCGGTTTGACCGGGGGCTGCCGGCCGTGTCCACGCCGTCTCGTAGTTGCGGAGCGTGAAGTCCAGCGGCAGGAAGCTCGGCGTGCGGCTGATGATCGACTCGCCGCTCGTGAACGACATGTTCAGCATCCAGTACACCGGGAACACGGAGCAGGCGAACACGACCAGCGCAGCCAGGTTGAGCAGGATGCGGCCGACGGGCGAGCGGCGCCGCCGCCGCGCGGCGAGCGAGCCGGGGAGGGGCGTCCGGGCGTCGCCGACGGGGCCGGCGATCTCGTCGACGCCGACCGTGGACAACTGCGCGGCAGGGGTGATCTGCGTGCTCACAGCTCCTCCTCCTTGAGGGTCGTGCGGACGTAACCCCACGAGAGGGCGAGCAGCAGGATGACGGTCAGCACGCCGATCGCGCTCGTGACGCCGAACTCCCCCACCCCCTGCCGGAAGATGTAGGTGCCGAGGACGTTCGTCTCGGAGACGAGGCCGCCGCGCTGTTGCAGCGTGTAGACCTGCGTGAAGATGCGGAGATTCCAGATCACCTGCAGGACGACGACGACCGTGACGACGTTACGGAGGTAGGGGTAGACGACCAGTCGGAACCGCTGGAGGCCCGTCGCACCGTCGAGCGAAGCGGCCTCGAGCACCTCGCCGGGGACCTGGCCGAGCGCGGCGTAGAGCGTGAACGCCGCGAACGGAACGCCCTGCCATACGACGATGATCGTGAGGACGACGAAGAACGACCACGGGTCGAGCAGCCAGGAGTGGTTCGTGAAGCCGGTCGTGCCGGTCACGGTGTTGAACAGCCAGTTCACGAGTCCGTACTGCGCGTCGAAGATCCACCCCCAGACGGTGGTCGCCGCCAGCGGCGGCATCGCCCAGGCGAGGAGCAAGCCGATCGAGACGAGCAACCGCCAGCCTCGGCTCAGGCGGGTCATCAGCACCGCGACGAGCGCGCCGAGCCCGACGATCAACACCGTCATGACGAGCATGAGTCCGAGGCTGCGGACGAGCACCGCCGGGAAGTCCGACGCGGTGAACACCTCGAGGTAGTTCTCGAAGCCGACGATGTCGGGGAGGGTCCCCTGCACCTTGTCGCGGATCGAGTAGTCGGTGAACGACTGGACGACCATGAGGACCGCGGGGTAGCCCACCATCACCGCGAGGATCACGAGCGACGGGCCGAGCAGCGTGAGCGCCGCCGCGCCGTCCTTGCGTCGACGCCCGCGCGCGCGGTCCGTCGACGCGAGGCGGTCGCGCGGCGAGGTCCCCGGCCGCGGACGGGTGAGTGTTCCGGACATCGTCGTCTCCGTGAGAGGTCGGTCGGCGGCCCGGTCAGGAGTTGAGGATCGCTTCGATCTGGCCGTCGAGGGCGGTGGCGATCTCGGTGACGTCGCCCCCCTGCGCGATCTTCACGAGGGCGTCCTTGATGACACCGGCCGACTCGACCTCGGCCCACTTGGGGCTGGCCGGGACGGCCTTGGAGGATGCCGCGGCCTTCGCCGCCTCGGCGGTGATGGCGTCGTCGGGCAGGTACTCCGCGAACGAGGTGCGCGCGGGGATCAATCCGTTCTCGGCGAGGATCTTCTGGTAGCCCTCAGAGAGGATGACCTGCAGCGCCGCCTGCGCCTTCTCCTGGGCGTCGGACTTCGCGGCGACCGCGATGTTCGAGCCGCCCGCGAACACCGGTGCGACCTCGCCGGCCGTCATGCCGGGAAGCGCGAATGCCGCGAGGTCCTTGCCGGCCTCGTCGGGGCATCCCGGAGCCTCGGCGTCCGCCGCCGCGAGGATCGACCACTTGACCCATGCGGGCGCGGAGAGGAAGCCGACCTCACCGGCGCAGAACGGCACCTGCGGGTCGGCCTCGTCGGAGTCGGCGGGGGCGATCGTCGCGTTGGTGTACACGTCCTGCAGCATCTCGAGGCCGGCGATCCCGCCTTCGCTCGAGAAGCCGCCGACCCACTGGTCGCCGTCGAGGGTGGCGATCTCTCCGCCGTTCGCCCAGATGTAGGGCAGCGCGTTGTACCAGTCCTTGCCCGGGGCGTAGATACCCGACTTCGTCGCGGTCGTCCCATCGATGCCGGCCTTCACGTAATCGGCGAGCGTCGTGGGCACCTCCCCCGAGTAGGTCGAGGGCGAATAGAACACGACGCGCGATCCGGCGTAGTACGGCGCTGCGTAGAGCGTGCCCTCCTCGGACCCGAGGTCGACGAAGCTCTTCAGCATGTCGTCGCCGCCGAGGTCGTCCTGGATGCCGGAGAGGTCGGCGAACAGGC is a genomic window containing:
- the glyA gene encoding serine hydroxymethyltransferase, with protein sequence MTDSLFNAPLSEVDPEIADVLERELDRQRGFLEMIASENFVPVSVLQSQGSVLTNKYAEGYPGRRYYGGCEVVDVAEELAIERAKALFGAGFANVQPHSGASANAAVLHAIARPGDTLLGLSLDHGGHLTHGMKINFSGRLYDIVAYGVDAETSLVDMDEVRRLAIEHKPKVIIAGWSAYPRQLDFAAFRAIADEVGALLWVDMAHFAGLVAAGLHPSPIPHAHVVSTTVHKTIGGPRSGLILTNDADIAKKINTAVFPGQQGGPLMHVIAAKATAFKLAMTPEFKERQERTLRGAAILADRLTQDDVKAAGVAVRSGGTDVHLVLVDLRDAAIDGKQAEDLLHDIRITVNRNAVPNDPRPPMVTSGLRIGTPALATRGFGDAEFTEVADVIALALLPGADHEALRARVAKLADAFPLYPSLQQ
- a CDS encoding family 20 glycosylhydrolase; amino-acid sequence: MLPLPLVPFPADVDVADAPAFDLSRAGLWGDPDAATALRSIVAARTGIDLPDGDAISLAVQDGGPAESYTLEVEATGIRITGADAAGLFYGVQTLGQLVRRDGERWVVPAVRIADAPRFGYRGVMLDVARHFHAVDTVTAYIDRAASLKFNVLHLHLSDDQGWRLELRSRPELTERASATAVDGAPGGFYTRDDYRAIVAYAASRHMTVVPEFDMPGHTHAVALAYPEIAEAPVTDVITEGAIPVAGEPYTGTAVGFSSLRVHDDATYAFVRDVFAELAELTPGPWLHFGGDESHGTTPEDFAHFVARASTVIADLGKTPIAWHEAGAAAGLVPGTIGQYWGFVMPTDAAPEHARAFAERGGRVILSPADAIYLDMKPTDDAPLGLTWANGPTSLERAYSWEPTEVVDGLPEDAILGIEAPLWTETVASLADIDAVAFPRVAAAAEIAWSAPAGSERTWGSFRARVGGLGPLWTSLGIRFPALAEVTWTT
- the nagA gene encoding N-acetylglucosamine-6-phosphate deacetylase, translating into MDDVTRLIHSARLIDAGTETPDAWIHIEAGRVAASGTGGSWRALDADEVVDAGAVAGADAVLTPGFVDLHGHGGGGRAHEEGVEAIRVARATHLAHGTTRAVISLVAGSPADLAARLGAIADLAEADASVLGAHLEGPFLDPAHHGAHDPALLLDPSAETVAALIEAARGSLVQVTLAPELPGGREAIAQFAAAGVVVAVGHTDADVEATRRAFDAGATVLTHAFNAMPGLHHRAPGPVGAATGDPRVTIEVIADGVHVHPDVIRMLFAAAPGRIALVTDAMAAAGAADGTYLLGSLSVTVEARVARLADGTIAGSTLTQDAALRTAVAAGVALPDAVTALTTTPARAIGRPELGSLAVGSVADAVILDAGLRVRRVFSGMV
- a CDS encoding ROK family protein encodes the protein MRVGVDVGGTKTLAVAVDEAGRVLGVERRPTGRGAAAVVEGIAAVVEVLAGGRELDALGVGVPGQIAGDGVVRHALNLGIAEFDLAAALAARLGLRPTVDNDVRAAAVGARALLPGVDSLAYLNLGTGVAAGIVRDGMPWRGARGAAGEIGHLSVDPAGPVCPCGQRGCIEALAGGASVAARWGRPSAFPVADVFDAAAAGDPFAESLQADVVRGVAAAAQLLVLTADVDVVVLGGGVSHLGERLLGPVRTALRAAASGSAFLASLDLADRVAPVPSGAPVGAVGAALLAEAPAGVVPG
- a CDS encoding carbohydrate ABC transporter permease; the encoded protein is MSTQITPAAQLSTVGVDEIAGPVGDARTPLPGSLAARRRRRSPVGRILLNLAALVVFACSVFPVYWMLNMSFTSGESIISRTPSFLPLDFTLRNYETAWTRPAAPGQTDFVHGLLSSSLVTVGVLVVTLLVAFLASIAVARIRFRGRRSFIVSVLIVQMIPGEAMMFTIYGMIDDWRLMNTLLGLGIVYVAAVVPFTIWTLRGFVAGVPVDLEEAAMIDGCTRSQAFWKVTFPLLAPGLVATGVFAFIQSWNEFTMALLLLRGQNLMLPPWLLSFQSATEATNWGAVMAASTLISIPVVVFFLIVQGRMSGGLVSGAVKG
- a CDS encoding carbohydrate ABC transporter permease, which gives rise to MSGTLTRPRPGTSPRDRLASTDRARGRRRKDGAAALTLLGPSLVILAVMVGYPAVLMVVQSFTDYSIRDKVQGTLPDIVGFENYLEVFTASDFPAVLVRSLGLMLVMTVLIVGLGALVAVLMTRLSRGWRLLVSIGLLLAWAMPPLAATTVWGWIFDAQYGLVNWLFNTVTGTTGFTNHSWLLDPWSFFVVLTIIVVWQGVPFAAFTLYAALGQVPGEVLEAASLDGATGLQRFRLVVYPYLRNVVTVVVVLQVIWNLRIFTQVYTLQQRGGLVSETNVLGTYIFRQGVGEFGVTSAIGVLTVILLLALSWGYVRTTLKEEEL
- a CDS encoding sugar ABC transporter substrate-binding protein gives rise to the protein MKKTLGALSLLGASALVLSGCAGGGTPASGSAETGDLTVWLVGTDTPQDARDYLKKTFEDQNDGWTLTIEEKTWADTGEAYVAALSSNDAPDIVEVGNTQAPGFISQGLFADLSGIQDDLGGDDMLKSFVDLGSEEGTLYAAPYYAGSRVVFYSPSTYSGEVPTTLADYVKAGIDGTTATKSGIYAPGKDWYNALPYIWANGGEIATLDGDQWVGGFSSEGGIAGLEMLQDVYTNATIAPADSDEADPQVPFCAGEVGFLSAPAWVKWSILAAADAEAPGCPDEAGKDLAAFALPGMTAGEVAPVFAGGSNIAVAAKSDAQEKAQAALQVILSEGYQKILAENGLIPARTSFAEYLPDDAITAEAAKAAASSKAVPASPKWAEVESAGVIKDALVKIAQGGDVTEIATALDGQIEAILNS